The sequence CCGCCGGCCGCGGGCGAGGAGATGATCTCGGCGCCCCACATGGCCAGCAGTTCGCGGCGCTCGGCGGAGGTGTTCTCCGGCATGACGCACACCATGCGGTAGCCCTTGAGCTTGGCCGCCATGGCGAGCGAGATGCCGGTGTTGCCGCTGGTGGGCTCGAGGATGGTGCAGCCGGGGGTGAGCCGGCCGTCCTTCTCGGCCTGTTCGATCATGTGCAGCGCGGGCCGGTCCTTGACCGAGCCCGTGGGGTTGCGGTCCTCCAGCTTGGCCCAGATGCGGACCTCGTCGGAGGGGGAAAGGCGCGGCAGGCGGACGAGAGGGGTGTTCCCGACCGCCGCCAGCGGGGAGTCGTACCGCACCGTCAGACCATTCCGCCGGCCACGGCCGGGAGGATCGTGACGCTGTCGCCGTCGGCCAGCTTGGTGGAGATGCCCTCGAGGAAGCGCACGTCCTCGTCGTTGAGGTAGACGTTCACGAAGCGGCGCAGCTGCTCGCCGTCGACCAGGCGCTCGCGGATGCCGGTGTGCCGGGTCTCCAGGTCGGTGAAGAGGTCGGCCAGGGTGGCGCCGCTGCCCTCGACGGCCTTCTCGCCGTCGGTGTAGGTGCGCAGGATGGTGGGGATTCGGACCTCGATGGCCATGGGAGTGCTCCTGTGGGAGTGAGGCGGGGCGGGTGCGTCCCGTCGTACGGCGCTGGGGCCGGGCGGGGGCGTCGGGTGACGCGGAGGTGCGGTGCGGTGCGGAGCGCGCCGCGGGATCGGTGATTGGGGTCTCCCCTGCTCGAACGAAGCTGAGAGCTTGGGGAACCGGATCAGGCGGCGGCGCAGCGCGGACAGATGGCGCTGGAGAGGCGGCACAGATCGACGTGCAGGCGTGCGGCTCCGCAGCCGAACGCGCCCAGCAGGGCGGATGCGGAGCGACGCGTGGCGAGCGGAGCGAGCAGCAGCATGCCCGGCCTCTTCTCGCTCACGTCGTGGTCAACCATGCGGTCATCGTATCGATTCCCGGTCCGGGGATCGGAACCTCGTCCCAAGATGCGGACGGACGGTGTACACCAGGTGGGACGCGATCTTTTCGGCGCCCCTCGCGCGGTCAGGCGTATGCGGCCACGACCTCGACGTCTTCCTCAGTGACCACGCCGTCGACGATCCGGAAGGACCGGAACTGGAAGGGTCCGGCGTCATCGGTGTCGGCGGTGGATACCAGGACATAGTGGGCGCCGGGCTCGTTGGCGTACGAGATGTCCGTACGGGAGGGGTAGGCCTCGGTGGCGGTGTGGGAGTGGTAGATGATCACCGGCTCCTCGTCCCGGTCGTCCATTTCGCGGTAGAGCTTGAGCAGGTCGGAGGAGTCGAACTCGTAGAAGGTGGGCGAGCGGGCGGCGTTCAGCATCGGGATGAACCGCTCGGCCCGGCCGCTGCCGGCCGGTCCCGCGACCACGCCGCAGGCCTCGTCGGGGTGGTCCTGGCGGGCGTGCTCGACGATCTGGTCGTGGAGGGCCTTGGTGAGGGTCAGCATGGCGCCAAGGATAAGCAAGGGGCCCGTACGTACCGAAGGGTGGTACGTACGGGCCCACATGCTGGACGGACGGGGTGGCTCAGTCCCTTTTGTGGCGACTCGACCCCCTTTTCGGGGTGGCTCAGTCCTTCTCGGCCGGGGCCGCGGCCGACTCCCGGCGCTTGATGGCCAGGTAGCCGACGCCCAGGATGGCCGCCCACACCGGGGCCGCGTAGAGCGAGATCCGGGCGTCCGGGTCGAGGCCCATCATCACGATCACCATGCCGATGAAGGCCAGCGCGAAGACCGAGGTGTAGGGGCTGCCGGG is a genomic window of Streptomyces gilvosporeus containing:
- a CDS encoding MoaD/ThiS family protein, with product MAIEVRIPTILRTYTDGEKAVEGSGATLADLFTDLETRHTGIRERLVDGEQLRRFVNVYLNDEDVRFLEGISTKLADGDSVTILPAVAGGMV
- a CDS encoding putative leader peptide; the protein is MVDHDVSEKRPGMLLLAPLATRRSASALLGAFGCGAARLHVDLCRLSSAICPRCAAA
- a CDS encoding Mov34/MPN/PAD-1 family protein, translated to MLTLTKALHDQIVEHARQDHPDEACGVVAGPAGSGRAERFIPMLNAARSPTFYEFDSSDLLKLYREMDDRDEEPVIIYHSHTATEAYPSRTDISYANEPGAHYVLVSTADTDDAGPFQFRSFRIVDGVVTEEDVEVVAAYA